In Leptodactylus fuscus isolate aLepFus1 chromosome 2, aLepFus1.hap2, whole genome shotgun sequence, one genomic interval encodes:
- the MPZL1 gene encoding myelin protein zero-like protein 1 isoform X2, with product MATARMSLSRCGLCLLLALLLCTVHYAVALEIYTPNELYVENGTYAKLPCSFKSTDVTSSTTSITWTYTEEGSSAAGLVIFHYIGGKQFSGQVQRFKDRVSWAGDINNRDVAIKIDKITFKDNGTYSCSVMNPPDISSTPKQIKLHVVEKNNLPASNVPFLVGIICAAIGGLLLIAIIVFAVVITKKKRSRKNYTGGDSGQTESLMSPVKQPPRRSPSDTEALVTGAPSGTVQGPVIYAQLDHSGKAGNQINKSETVVYADIRKNC from the exons TACATTATGCCGTGGCTTTGGAAATCTACACTCCTAATGAATTGTATGTCGAGAACGGCACATATGCAAAACTACCGTGCTCCTTCAAGTCTACAGATGTTACCAGCAGCACGACCTCCATCACATGGACGTACACGGAGGAAGGCTCCAGTGCAGCGGGGCTCGTG ATCTTCCATTATATTGGCGGGAAGCAGTTCTCGGGGCAGGTGCAACGCTTCAAAGATCGGGTCTCCTGGGCCGGAGACATCAATAACAGGGACGTGGCCATCAAAATAGATAAGATTACCTTTAAGGACAACGGGACCTACAGCTGCTCTGTCATGAATCCTCCGGATATTTCCAGCACCCCAAAGCAAATAAAGCTGCACGTTGTGGAGAAGA ATAATCTCCCGGCGTCCAATGTGCCCTTCCTGGTGGGTATAATCTGCGCCGCTATCGGAGGCCTCCTCCTCATCGCCATCATCGTGTTTGCTGTGGTTATCACCAAAAAGAAAAGGTCTAGAAAGAACTACACAGG CGGCGACAGCGGCCAGACAGAAAGCTTGATGTCTCCCGTTAAGCAGCCGCCACGCAGGTCTCCCTCTGATACTGAGGCCTTGGTAACCGGCGCCCCCTCTGGAACCGTGCAG GGGCCAGTAATATACGCTCAGCTGGATCATTCGGGAAAGGCCGGAAACCAGATCAACAAATCCGAAACCGTGGTTTACGCCGACATCCGGAAAAACTGCTGA
- the MPZL1 gene encoding myelin protein zero-like protein 1 isoform X1, which yields MATARMSLSRCGLCLLLALLLCTVHYAVALEIYTPNELYVENGTYAKLPCSFKSTDVTSSTTSITWTYTEEGSSAAGLVIFHYIGGKQFSGQVQRFKDRVSWAGDINNRDVAIKIDKITFKDNGTYSCSVMNPPDISSTPKQIKLHVVEKNNLPASNVPFLVGIICAAIGGLLLIAIIVFAVVITKKKRSRKNYTGSGDSGQTESLMSPVKQPPRRSPSDTEALVTGAPSGTVQGPVIYAQLDHSGKAGNQINKSETVVYADIRKNC from the exons TACATTATGCCGTGGCTTTGGAAATCTACACTCCTAATGAATTGTATGTCGAGAACGGCACATATGCAAAACTACCGTGCTCCTTCAAGTCTACAGATGTTACCAGCAGCACGACCTCCATCACATGGACGTACACGGAGGAAGGCTCCAGTGCAGCGGGGCTCGTG ATCTTCCATTATATTGGCGGGAAGCAGTTCTCGGGGCAGGTGCAACGCTTCAAAGATCGGGTCTCCTGGGCCGGAGACATCAATAACAGGGACGTGGCCATCAAAATAGATAAGATTACCTTTAAGGACAACGGGACCTACAGCTGCTCTGTCATGAATCCTCCGGATATTTCCAGCACCCCAAAGCAAATAAAGCTGCACGTTGTGGAGAAGA ATAATCTCCCGGCGTCCAATGTGCCCTTCCTGGTGGGTATAATCTGCGCCGCTATCGGAGGCCTCCTCCTCATCGCCATCATCGTGTTTGCTGTGGTTATCACCAAAAAGAAAAGGTCTAGAAAGAACTACACAGG CAGCGGCGACAGCGGCCAGACAGAAAGCTTGATGTCTCCCGTTAAGCAGCCGCCACGCAGGTCTCCCTCTGATACTGAGGCCTTGGTAACCGGCGCCCCCTCTGGAACCGTGCAG GGGCCAGTAATATACGCTCAGCTGGATCATTCGGGAAAGGCCGGAAACCAGATCAACAAATCCGAAACCGTGGTTTACGCCGACATCCGGAAAAACTGCTGA